Proteins encoded in a region of the Patescibacteria group bacterium genome:
- the frr gene encoding ribosome recycling factor, protein MTIEDKKIDFEKALEHFKADLSGVRTGRATPALLENLLVNSYGSKMPIKQLGSINVSDSKSMTVEPWDKSLLKEIEKAISAANLGLGTANEGNFIRVSVPHMTEENRRDLVKLVGEKTETARIAVRGIRDKIKEEIIEQEKNNEITEDDKFRMQKDLDEMTGKYNDQIKSLAESKEQEIMTI, encoded by the coding sequence ATGACAATAGAGGATAAAAAAATAGATTTTGAAAAAGCGCTCGAACATTTTAAAGCTGATTTGAGCGGAGTACGTACCGGTCGTGCCACTCCGGCTTTATTAGAAAACTTGTTAGTTAACTCTTATGGCAGCAAAATGCCGATCAAGCAACTGGGTAGCATTAACGTATCGGACAGTAAAAGCATGACTGTCGAACCATGGGATAAAAGCCTGCTTAAAGAAATAGAAAAAGCTATTTCTGCCGCCAATCTGGGATTGGGCACGGCTAATGAGGGTAATTTTATCCGTGTCAGCGTACCTCATATGACCGAAGAAAACCGTCGTGATTTGGTAAAACTTGTTGGAGAAAAAACCGAAACTGCTCGCATCGCCGTTCGCGGTATTCGCGATAAAATCAAAGAAGAAATTATCGAACAGGAAAAAAATAATGAAATTACCGAAGACGACAAATTCCGCATGCAAAAAGACCTTGATGAGATGACTGGCAAGTACAATGATCAGATCAAATCTCTAGCCGAAAGTAAAGAACAAGAAATAATGACTATTTAA